A single region of the Phormidium ambiguum IAM M-71 genome encodes:
- a CDS encoding DUF2997 domain-containing protein, whose amino-acid sequence MSEPTKIKITQRKGQPLEVEVLNVTGDSCTEITAPFNQLGVSQPQLKEEYFEPSISVDTTTEIHL is encoded by the coding sequence ATGTCAGAACCAACCAAAATCAAAATTACTCAACGCAAAGGACAACCATTAGAAGTGGAAGTTCTCAACGTAACTGGCGATTCTTGCACGGAAATAACAGCGCCTTTCAATCAACTTGGTGTTTCGCAACCCCAGCTAAAAGAGGAATATTTCGAGCCATCGATTTCTGTAGATACAACCACAGAAATTCATCTGTAA
- a CDS encoding bifunctional DNA primase/polymerase, which yields MNANPSISLNLINTLKILPSHWRIVPVNHNKQPLGYSWQQHPFSPLQMLEYLTHRGSVAVLGKARQLYYITPPGIGLLCGQTETEFLLALDIDGNSAMALVDQLSRGQGLPSTVAFTSGREGRAQYLFTLPSFPKMFKSRRIITAPGEALELRGEGHQSVLPPSPHPLTGHYQWIHRPDTTKVAPAPDWVIELLTVPQTEPQKSKGFKTIVPVCDRKSIILTPSKRTCATNITLAQLLLEVTHPNYADNYQSWIFIGMALKYISNALLPDWDAWSQLSSKYHPGECQYKWESFRGFGITDRTLHYYANHS from the coding sequence ATGAATGCTAACCCATCAATTTCTCTAAACCTAATTAACACTTTAAAAATTCTCCCTTCTCATTGGCGCATAGTTCCTGTCAATCACAACAAACAACCTCTAGGATATTCATGGCAACAACACCCTTTTTCACCGCTTCAAATGCTTGAGTATCTGACTCACAGAGGCTCTGTTGCAGTGCTAGGAAAAGCTCGCCAACTTTACTATATAACTCCCCCTGGCATAGGACTGTTGTGCGGTCAAACAGAAACAGAATTCTTACTAGCACTTGATATTGATGGTAACAGTGCAATGGCTTTGGTTGACCAACTATCTCGCGGTCAGGGTTTACCTTCTACTGTCGCCTTTACTTCTGGAAGAGAGGGGAGAGCACAATATTTATTTACACTTCCTTCTTTTCCAAAGATGTTTAAATCGCGCCGCATTATTACAGCCCCAGGTGAAGCCCTGGAACTTCGTGGCGAGGGACATCAATCAGTTCTCCCTCCATCGCCCCATCCCCTGACTGGTCATTACCAATGGATTCATAGACCCGATACCACGAAAGTAGCGCCAGCACCCGATTGGGTCATAGAACTGCTTACTGTACCCCAAACAGAACCCCAAAAATCAAAAGGATTCAAAACGATTGTCCCAGTTTGCGATCGCAAATCCATAATTCTTACCCCATCAAAAAGAACTTGTGCAACCAACATTACACTCGCCCAACTTCTGCTAGAGGTAACCCATCCCAACTATGCAGACAACTATCAATCTTGGATTTTTATCGGCATGGCACTCAAATACATCAGCAATGCTCTCTTACCAGACTGGGATGCGTGGAGTCAACTAAGCAGCAAATACCATCCAGGCGAATGCCAATATAAATGGGAAAGTTTTAGAGGCTTTGGAATCACAGACCGTACCCTACATTACTACGCTAACCACTCATAA
- a CDS encoding DUF1257 domain-containing protein has protein sequence MSHFSTIKTTLSNGQALQEGLKTLLEKIGITPEIESHENPVALINGYDRTDSQEANIIIRRTQLQGLIDIGFRWNPSQNCYDAAIDPWDFGRNLLSNHFENVEDFLEEVQMAHNAAFINIHYPAHLWSRETITASDGTLTTTLTKNVDLYA, from the coding sequence ATGAGTCACTTTTCCACCATAAAAACTACTCTCTCTAATGGACAAGCACTTCAAGAAGGACTCAAAACTCTTTTGGAGAAAATAGGAATTACTCCAGAGATTGAAAGTCACGAGAATCCTGTTGCTTTGATTAATGGGTACGATCGCACAGATTCGCAAGAAGCCAACATTATTATCCGACGCACGCAACTACAAGGCTTAATTGATATTGGCTTTCGCTGGAATCCTTCTCAAAACTGCTACGATGCTGCGATCGATCCTTGGGATTTTGGCAGAAATCTTCTGTCCAACCATTTTGAAAATGTTGAAGATTTCCTAGAAGAAGTGCAAATGGCACATAACGCTGCTTTCATTAATATCCATTATCCCGCACATCTTTGGTCAAGAGAAACCATCACGGCATCCGATGGAACTTTGACAACTACTCTCACTAAAAACGTTGACCTTTACGCCTAA
- a CDS encoding radical SAM protein: MERLLTTTGRFCPFGCRYCFAASPSYQPFLNLVEVTKLQEIIAGYEYIQLACDTELFLNPPEALRLLREVVEANQNVSFITKMALSDRLIEKIALVGQEAKLKGLIVSGSISLTSLDSVAQYEPYCATPEQRINTLKNLYHSGIHTRVALRPLIPSVSLDELLELVDLTLPYTYGYYSGPLWLERLNQEMVSPGTVISKRPVSWMAGNPRWYCLEHPQKQQALAEYIQQRGSKLYQSSVEAIAATQFQYLAKVS, from the coding sequence ATGGAAAGACTTCTGACAACTACAGGTAGGTTTTGCCCTTTTGGATGCCGCTATTGCTTTGCAGCGTCTCCCAGCTATCAACCCTTTTTAAACTTAGTTGAAGTTACCAAACTTCAAGAGATTATAGCAGGGTATGAATACATTCAACTAGCTTGTGATACAGAACTTTTTCTCAATCCTCCCGAAGCTTTAAGACTGCTAAGAGAAGTTGTAGAAGCTAATCAAAATGTGAGTTTCATTACCAAGATGGCTCTTTCGGACCGCTTAATTGAGAAAATAGCTCTTGTTGGTCAAGAAGCTAAGTTGAAAGGATTGATTGTTAGTGGCAGTATTTCCTTAACTAGCTTGGATTCTGTGGCACAATATGAACCATATTGTGCTACACCAGAGCAACGAATTAATACCTTAAAGAACCTCTACCACTCAGGAATTCATACAAGAGTGGCTTTGCGACCTTTAATTCCATCAGTTAGTTTGGATGAATTGCTCGAATTGGTGGATCTAACATTGCCTTATACTTATGGGTATTATTCCGGCCCTCTTTGGTTAGAACGTCTCAATCAAGAAATGGTTTCTCCTGGTACAGTGATATCAAAACGACCAGTTTCTTGGATGGCTGGAAATCCGCGTTGGTATTGTTTGGAACATCCACAGAAGCAGCAAGCTCTGGCTGAGTATATTCAACAACGGGGCAGCAAACTATACCAAAGCAGCGTTGAAGCTATAGCCGCCACTCAGTTTCAATATTTAGCTAAGGTTAGTTAA
- a CDS encoding GIY-YIG nuclease family protein → MNVNPPLHSWYASIITNNSSEVYCDHLAVCLLLELIPNVTQEQRFITPILTSINALATVVKAPDIEVKHSLELLQELSFIQINYPHEPELLLAGLIQIALNRSRISQLSETTAKNERSGYLYIVRSGLSNQYKIGRTNNFQKRLKTLQTSCTVQLTVVKTFFSLDAVSLEKTAHDKFAHFRQKGEWFELNSSQLTQLLSWLERCH, encoded by the coding sequence ATGAATGTAAATCCTCCTCTACATTCGTGGTACGCTAGTATCATTACCAACAATTCATCTGAAGTATACTGCGACCATCTAGCTGTATGTCTCTTGCTAGAATTAATCCCAAATGTGACTCAAGAACAAAGGTTTATTACTCCAATACTTACCAGTATAAACGCCTTGGCTACAGTAGTCAAAGCGCCAGATATTGAGGTAAAACACTCCCTTGAACTTTTGCAGGAATTAAGCTTCATCCAGATTAACTATCCCCATGAACCAGAACTGTTACTAGCTGGTTTAATTCAAATCGCATTAAATCGATCCAGAATTTCTCAATTATCTGAAACCACAGCAAAAAATGAGCGTAGTGGATATTTATATATAGTGCGTTCAGGATTGAGCAATCAATACAAAATTGGTCGCACTAATAACTTCCAAAAACGCTTAAAAACTTTACAGACATCCTGTACCGTTCAATTGACTGTTGTAAAAACTTTCTTCTCCCTTGATGCAGTATCTTTAGAGAAAACAGCACATGATAAATTTGCACATTTCCGACAAAAAGGGGAATGGTTTGAATTGAATTCCTCACAATTAACCCAACTATTATCCTGGCTGGAACGTTGCCATTAA
- a CDS encoding ThiF family adenylyltransferase, which yields MSDSSYPNALPILLTPHKQIQFFLVGCGGTGGFLAPMLARLIVALEKGGMPAQGTFVDFDVVDHLNVPRQNFCAVDIGFNKAEVLATRYSLAYGIKLGAYTNPFSGEMVNLQWQKLIILIGCVDNSAARIELSKVLDLTDYYYANRELPRVWWMDCGNFGQGVPAGQVLLGSTNDFEPKKAFNDLNNPNFCVNLPSPSFQHPDLLVPQPEELTNQQLSCAQITAMNAQSLFINQRVAAEAIEMLSQLVLTKSLRRFATYFHCSSGSSRSLYTSQETLMSLCN from the coding sequence ATGTCAGATTCCTCATACCCTAATGCACTTCCTATTCTCTTAACTCCTCACAAACAAATCCAATTCTTCCTGGTTGGATGTGGCGGAACCGGAGGATTTTTAGCACCAATGTTAGCGAGGTTGATTGTAGCTTTAGAAAAGGGTGGTATGCCAGCCCAAGGAACTTTTGTTGATTTTGATGTAGTGGATCATCTTAACGTACCGCGTCAAAACTTTTGTGCTGTGGATATTGGCTTTAATAAAGCCGAAGTTTTGGCAACTCGATATAGCCTCGCTTATGGAATCAAACTGGGTGCTTACACTAATCCCTTCTCTGGAGAAATGGTCAATTTACAATGGCAGAAACTGATTATTTTGATTGGTTGTGTTGACAATAGTGCAGCTAGGATTGAACTTAGCAAAGTTTTGGATTTAACAGACTATTATTATGCCAATCGGGAACTACCCAGAGTTTGGTGGATGGATTGTGGTAACTTTGGTCAAGGTGTTCCGGCTGGACAAGTTTTGCTGGGTTCGACTAACGATTTTGAGCCAAAGAAAGCCTTTAACGACCTGAATAATCCTAACTTTTGTGTTAATCTTCCATCTCCTAGTTTTCAACATCCTGATTTGCTTGTTCCACAACCAGAGGAATTAACAAATCAACAGCTTTCTTGTGCCCAAATAACTGCTATGAATGCTCAGAGTCTCTTTATTAATCAACGAGTTGCTGCGGAGGCTATTGAGATGTTGTCACAGTTGGTGTTGACCAAAAGTTTACGACGATTTGCTACTTATTTCCATTGCAGTAGCGGAAGTAGTCGTTCTCTATATACTTCCCAAGAAACTTTGATGAGTCTCTGTAATTAG